In a genomic window of Oncorhynchus keta strain PuntledgeMale-10-30-2019 chromosome 28, Oket_V2, whole genome shotgun sequence:
- the LOC118361072 gene encoding transcription factor HES-4-B-like isoform X2: MPADTMEKQTASPIAGAPANASHTPDKPKNASEHRKSSKPIMEKRRRARINESLGQLKTLILDALKKDSSRHSKLEKADILEMTVKHLRNLQRVQMTALSADNTVLSKYRAGFNECMNEVTRFLSTSEGVNTEVKSRLLNHLSGSLGQMISMNYSQPTPTQQAHLAQPLHVQLPSTVPSSVSMGSKLSTVEALSPKVFGGFQLVPATDGQFAFLIPNPAFASASTPVIPLYANAGVPMSVNASPVHCSSAPTASSPVHGMTSFVGVSQAVSPVGVSTGSESTEAVWRPW, from the exons ATGCCAGCCGACACCATGGAGAAACAAACGGCATCCCCTATTGCTGGTGCACCTGCAAATGCTTCCCATACTCCAGACAAACCCAAGAATGCCAGCGAGCATAGAAAG TCCTCAAAGCCAATCATGGAGAAACGTAGGAGAGCGAGGATAAACGAAAGCCTTGGCCAACTCAAGACACTCATCCTCGATGCACTTAAAAAAGAT AGTTCCAGACATTCTAAATTGGAGAAAGCCGATATTCTGGAAATGACAGTGAAGCACTTACGGAATTTACAGCGTGTGCAGATGACTG CGTTGTCAGCAGACAATACTGTCCTCAGTAAATACCGGGCGGGATTCAACGAATGCATGAACGAGGTCACTCGCTTCTTGTCCACCAGCGAGGGGGTGAACACGGAGGTAAAGTCGCGGCTTCTCAACCACCTGTCAGGTTCCCTAGGCCAGATGATCTCCATGAACTACTCACAGCCAACCCCAACTCAACAGGCTCACCTTGCGCAGCCTCTTCACGTGCAGCTACCTTCTACCGTGCCCAGCAGTGTCTCTATGGGTTCCAAACTCAGCACCGTGGAAGCCTTGTCTCCAAAAGTTTTCGGGGGGTTCCAGCTTGTGCCTGCCACCGATGGACAGTTTGCCTTTCTTATTCCCAACCCGGCATTCGCCTCAGCATCAACCCCAGTCATCCCTCTGTATGCTAACGCAGGTGTACCTATGTCGGTTAACGCCAGTCCGGTCCACTGCAGCTCTGCGCCAACAGCATCATCCCCAGTCCATGGGATGACATCATTCGTCGGTGTTTCTCAGGCCGTCAGCCCTGTCGGTGTCAGCACTGGTTCGGAGAGCACTGAGGCTGTTTGGCGACCCTGGTAG
- the LOC118361072 gene encoding transcription factor HES-4-B-like isoform X1 — translation MPADTMEKQTASPIAGAPANASHTPDKPKNASEHRKSSKPIMEKRRRARINESLGQLKTLILDALKKDSSRHSKLEKADILEMTVKHLRNLQRVQMTAALSADNTVLSKYRAGFNECMNEVTRFLSTSEGVNTEVKSRLLNHLSGSLGQMISMNYSQPTPTQQAHLAQPLHVQLPSTVPSSVSMGSKLSTVEALSPKVFGGFQLVPATDGQFAFLIPNPAFASASTPVIPLYANAGVPMSVNASPVHCSSAPTASSPVHGMTSFVGVSQAVSPVGVSTGSESTEAVWRPW, via the exons ATGCCAGCCGACACCATGGAGAAACAAACGGCATCCCCTATTGCTGGTGCACCTGCAAATGCTTCCCATACTCCAGACAAACCCAAGAATGCCAGCGAGCATAGAAAG TCCTCAAAGCCAATCATGGAGAAACGTAGGAGAGCGAGGATAAACGAAAGCCTTGGCCAACTCAAGACACTCATCCTCGATGCACTTAAAAAAGAT AGTTCCAGACATTCTAAATTGGAGAAAGCCGATATTCTGGAAATGACAGTGAAGCACTTACGGAATTTACAGCGTGTGCAGATGACTG CAGCGTTGTCAGCAGACAATACTGTCCTCAGTAAATACCGGGCGGGATTCAACGAATGCATGAACGAGGTCACTCGCTTCTTGTCCACCAGCGAGGGGGTGAACACGGAGGTAAAGTCGCGGCTTCTCAACCACCTGTCAGGTTCCCTAGGCCAGATGATCTCCATGAACTACTCACAGCCAACCCCAACTCAACAGGCTCACCTTGCGCAGCCTCTTCACGTGCAGCTACCTTCTACCGTGCCCAGCAGTGTCTCTATGGGTTCCAAACTCAGCACCGTGGAAGCCTTGTCTCCAAAAGTTTTCGGGGGGTTCCAGCTTGTGCCTGCCACCGATGGACAGTTTGCCTTTCTTATTCCCAACCCGGCATTCGCCTCAGCATCAACCCCAGTCATCCCTCTGTATGCTAACGCAGGTGTACCTATGTCGGTTAACGCCAGTCCGGTCCACTGCAGCTCTGCGCCAACAGCATCATCCCCAGTCCATGGGATGACATCATTCGTCGGTGTTTCTCAGGCCGTCAGCCCTGTCGGTGTCAGCACTGGTTCGGAGAGCACTGAGGCTGTTTGGCGACCCTGGTAG